One genomic window of Caballeronia sp. SBC1 includes the following:
- a CDS encoding ABC transporter ATP-binding protein, with amino-acid sequence MAPIGSSQHKLQINRLSKSFRISGSVVTVLKDIDLDIAAGEFIVIVGASGSGKTTLLRILAGLEKGDRGTVKVDGEIVTGVSSERAMVFQEPRLLPWLTVEANIAFGLELQRYSGEGLRQRIGEYLHLVGLENFRSAYPSQLSGGMAQRVGIARALAIKPAILLLDEPLGALDAMKKMSMQHELERIWLEEQVTMVMVTHDIEEAVYLADKVVVMTGAAGDTSLKIVPVDLPRPRDRGSPAFVCLRESLLGEFKFDIRN; translated from the coding sequence ATGGCGCCGATTGGAAGCTCGCAGCACAAGCTGCAGATCAACCGTCTGAGCAAGTCGTTCAGGATTAGTGGATCCGTCGTGACTGTGCTGAAGGACATCGATCTCGATATTGCGGCTGGCGAATTCATTGTCATTGTGGGCGCTAGCGGTTCGGGCAAGACAACCCTGTTGCGAATCCTCGCCGGACTGGAAAAGGGCGATCGCGGGACGGTGAAAGTGGACGGCGAAATCGTGACCGGTGTCAGCAGCGAGCGGGCCATGGTCTTTCAGGAGCCACGCCTGCTGCCATGGTTGACGGTCGAAGCGAATATCGCTTTCGGGCTCGAACTGCAGAGGTATTCCGGTGAAGGCCTTCGCCAGAGGATCGGCGAATATCTGCACCTTGTGGGACTCGAGAATTTCCGCAGCGCCTACCCTAGCCAGTTATCCGGCGGCATGGCACAGCGTGTGGGCATCGCGCGAGCGCTGGCTATCAAGCCTGCCATCCTGCTGCTCGACGAACCGCTCGGCGCGTTGGACGCGATGAAGAAAATGTCAATGCAGCATGAGCTGGAGCGCATCTGGCTGGAAGAACAGGTCACCATGGTGATGGTGACGCACGATATCGAAGAAGCAGTCTATCTGGCGGATAAGGTCGTGGTGATGACAGGCGCTGCTGGGGATACATCACTCAAGATCGTTCCGGTGGATTTGCCGCGTCCGCGCGATCGGGGCAGTCCAGCTTTCGTTTGCCTGCGGGAATCGTTGTTGGGGGAATTCAAGTTCGATATTCGCAATTGA
- a CDS encoding DUF2934 domain-containing protein: MEPQTTEKRIRDRAFQLWQRDGALEGCADEYCHQARQMIEREITEDEGKTLQPDV, encoded by the coding sequence ATGGAACCGCAAACGACCGAAAAACGCATTCGCGATCGGGCATTCCAGCTATGGCAGCGAGATGGTGCATTGGAGGGGTGCGCCGACGAGTACTGCCATCAAGCTCGTCAAATGATTGAACGGGAAATAACCGAAGACGAAGGTAAGACACTACAACCAGACGTCTGA
- the acs gene encoding acetate--CoA ligase produces MSEHQTFPVPADWAKHAWADKARYEEMYRRSAEDPEGFWGEQGKRLDWIRPYTRVKDVSFASDDLHVRWFYDGTLNACSNCLDRHLQTRGDQAAIIWEGDDPTVSRTLTYCELHTEVCKFSNVLKALGVKRGDRVTIYMPMIPEAAVAMLACARIGAIHSVVFGGFSPEALAGRLTGCASNILITADEGVRGGRAISMKENADAAMEKCPGVETCVVVKRTGGKVGWREGRDHWYADLMNQSSADCPPEEMNAEDPLYILYTSGSTGKPKGVVHTTGGYLTYVALTHQYVFDYHDGDVYWCTADVGWVTGHSYIVYGPLANGATTVMFEGVPNYPDSSRFWQVCDKHQVQIVYTAPTAIRALVRDGDGPVRKTSRKSLRLLGTVGEPINPAAWLWYYEVVGEKRCPVVDTWWQTETGGILIAPLPGAMTLKPGAATRPFFAVRPALIGEKGEVIQGAGAGSLCMLDSWPGQMRYVYGEPDRMRQQYFSQFEGKYYTGDGCYRDADGDYWITGRIDDVVNVSGHRLGTAEVESALVMHPDVAEAAVVGYPHALKGQGIYAYVTLKVGVEPSDVLREALVALVRKEIGPIASPDFIQWAPVLPKTRSGKIMRRILRKIADGDYDNLGDVSTLADPRVVKELIDHRIAH; encoded by the coding sequence ATGTCTGAGCATCAAACCTTTCCTGTGCCAGCGGACTGGGCCAAGCATGCATGGGCCGATAAGGCTCGCTACGAGGAGATGTATCGGCGTTCGGCAGAAGATCCGGAGGGCTTTTGGGGCGAGCAAGGCAAACGTCTCGACTGGATCAGGCCGTATACACGCGTGAAAGACGTTTCATTTGCCAGCGATGACCTGCACGTCCGATGGTTCTACGACGGCACGCTGAACGCTTGCAGCAATTGTCTCGATCGCCATTTGCAGACGCGCGGCGATCAGGCGGCCATCATCTGGGAAGGCGACGATCCCACCGTCAGCCGGACCCTTACCTACTGCGAACTTCATACGGAAGTCTGCAAGTTCTCCAATGTGCTGAAAGCGCTTGGCGTCAAGCGCGGCGACCGTGTGACCATCTACATGCCGATGATCCCCGAGGCGGCTGTTGCGATGCTCGCGTGCGCGCGCATCGGTGCAATTCACTCCGTGGTGTTCGGCGGTTTCTCTCCCGAGGCGCTCGCAGGCCGCCTCACGGGCTGTGCTTCCAACATTCTCATCACGGCCGACGAGGGCGTGCGAGGCGGTCGCGCGATATCGATGAAGGAGAATGCCGATGCGGCGATGGAAAAATGCCCCGGAGTCGAAACGTGCGTTGTGGTCAAGCGTACGGGAGGCAAGGTCGGATGGCGCGAAGGCCGCGATCATTGGTACGCGGATCTGATGAATCAGAGCTCCGCAGACTGCCCGCCAGAAGAAATGAATGCAGAGGATCCGTTGTATATCCTTTACACCTCGGGCTCGACGGGCAAACCCAAAGGGGTCGTACACACCACGGGCGGCTATCTGACGTACGTCGCCCTGACGCACCAGTACGTCTTCGACTATCACGATGGTGACGTCTACTGGTGCACTGCCGACGTTGGCTGGGTGACGGGACACAGCTATATCGTCTACGGTCCCCTCGCCAACGGCGCGACCACGGTGATGTTCGAGGGTGTACCGAACTATCCGGACAGTTCACGGTTCTGGCAGGTGTGCGACAAGCATCAGGTGCAAATCGTCTACACCGCGCCAACCGCGATCCGCGCCCTGGTGCGCGACGGAGACGGGCCGGTCAGGAAGACCTCGCGCAAGTCGCTGCGTTTGCTGGGCACGGTAGGCGAACCGATCAATCCAGCAGCGTGGTTATGGTATTACGAAGTCGTCGGCGAGAAGCGGTGCCCCGTGGTCGACACCTGGTGGCAAACGGAAACCGGCGGCATTCTGATTGCGCCGCTGCCGGGCGCCATGACGCTCAAACCCGGAGCGGCCACGCGGCCTTTCTTCGCCGTACGGCCCGCGCTCATCGGCGAGAAGGGCGAGGTGATCCAGGGGGCGGGTGCAGGCAGCCTGTGCATGCTCGATTCCTGGCCCGGACAGATGCGTTACGTGTATGGCGAACCGGATCGCATGCGACAGCAGTACTTCAGCCAGTTCGAAGGCAAGTACTACACCGGGGACGGTTGCTATCGCGACGCGGACGGCGACTACTGGATCACCGGACGGATCGACGACGTCGTCAACGTCTCGGGGCATCGGCTTGGTACCGCCGAAGTGGAAAGCGCATTGGTCATGCATCCCGATGTTGCCGAGGCGGCAGTGGTCGGCTACCCACATGCGCTCAAAGGCCAGGGCATCTACGCCTATGTGACGCTCAAGGTCGGAGTCGAACCGTCCGACGTGTTGCGCGAGGCGCTGGTGGCACTGGTGCGCAAGGAAATTGGCCCGATCGCCAGCCCTGACTTCATTCAGTGGGCACCCGTCCTGCCGAAGACCCGCTCAGGCAAGATCATGCGTCGCATCCTGCGGAAGATCGCTGATGGCGATTACGACAATCTGGGCGATGTCTCTACGTTGGCAGATCCGCGCGTCGTCAAGGAGCTGATCGATCATCGGATAGCGCATTGA
- a CDS encoding LysR family transcriptional regulator: protein MDVELARTFLQVVRSGSLVSAAAQLHVTQTAVTARIKNLEAQLKCRLFERNKAGARLTTDGEKFLGYASQLVQTWEAACRDLPLPSGYDDMFTFGADASLANPLVLHWAARLRQELATYAVRAELGDGAVLQQKVRGGVLDAALVYGPEYVAGIQVEEIVEEKLVLIRTSQKPGPYVYVDWGPEYRRQHDISLPEYAKSSLYFNLGPLALQYILQFGGSGYFRTRVVKSYLDHGVLERVVEAPEFSYPVYVVYPRSSSRTGLQAALNILRQVVKEDADWSQRWDFLV from the coding sequence ATGGACGTCGAACTCGCACGCACGTTTCTCCAGGTGGTCAGGTCGGGAAGCCTGGTCTCGGCAGCCGCGCAACTGCACGTCACCCAGACCGCGGTAACCGCACGAATCAAGAACCTCGAGGCGCAACTGAAATGTCGCCTGTTCGAGCGCAACAAAGCGGGCGCGCGGCTCACTACAGATGGCGAAAAATTCCTCGGCTACGCCAGCCAGCTCGTCCAGACCTGGGAGGCGGCGTGCCGCGATCTACCATTGCCAAGCGGCTATGACGACATGTTTACGTTCGGTGCGGACGCGAGTCTCGCGAATCCACTCGTCCTGCATTGGGCCGCCAGGTTGCGCCAGGAGCTCGCTACCTATGCGGTGCGCGCGGAGTTGGGAGACGGTGCTGTGCTCCAGCAAAAGGTGCGCGGCGGAGTGCTCGATGCGGCACTCGTATACGGACCAGAGTATGTCGCGGGCATTCAGGTCGAGGAGATAGTGGAGGAAAAGCTGGTGCTGATCCGGACGTCACAAAAACCGGGACCGTATGTCTATGTAGACTGGGGCCCCGAATACAGACGACAGCACGACATATCGCTGCCCGAGTACGCGAAGTCGTCGCTGTATTTCAACCTCGGCCCGCTGGCTCTGCAATACATCCTTCAGTTCGGAGGTTCGGGCTATTTCAGAACACGAGTCGTCAAGTCTTACCTCGATCATGGCGTCCTCGAACGAGTCGTCGAAGCACCCGAATTCTCATATCCCGTGTACGTCGTCTATCCGCGATCGTCGAGCAGAACCGGCTTGCAAGCGGCGCTGAACATCTTGCGGCAAGTTGTGAAGGAGGACGCCGACTGGTCGCAGCGATGGGACTTTCTCGTCTAG
- a CDS encoding HPP family protein → MVRSALARWLLSFSPSPVGLGWPERFRSCLGALLGISFTAGVMHVVLGDNALIPLLVAPMGASAVLLFAVPASPLAQPWSIIGGNIVSAVIGVACATWITNPIDAAPIAVAMSIGAMFAFRCVHPPSGAVALTAVLGGPAVHALGFGFVFAPIAAQSFALLAVAIVFHASTGHRYPHAARSARETGVRAPAASPGFTRADLEAVLGRRNELLDIDPGDLESLLLEIQLQSYVRGFSGLSCADIMSSPVVSVTSGTAIATAAAMLKRHGIKALPVIDDRAFVVGIITAADVARNMAAGKLRVLATFIERWFATPGSALTVASIMTTDVSTVSVITSIAKLVPIFAAYGHHHIPVLDTQEKLAGMITQADLILGLYRQTHA, encoded by the coding sequence ATGGTCCGATCCGCTCTCGCACGCTGGCTTCTCAGCTTCTCCCCTTCACCCGTCGGACTTGGTTGGCCCGAACGATTCAGGTCCTGTCTCGGCGCCCTGCTCGGCATATCCTTCACCGCAGGGGTGATGCATGTAGTCCTGGGCGACAACGCGCTCATCCCCCTGCTGGTCGCACCGATGGGGGCCTCCGCAGTGCTGCTGTTTGCTGTTCCCGCGAGCCCTCTCGCACAACCCTGGTCGATCATCGGCGGGAATATAGTTTCCGCGGTTATCGGCGTGGCGTGTGCCACCTGGATCACGAACCCGATCGACGCCGCGCCGATTGCAGTGGCAATGTCGATTGGTGCGATGTTCGCGTTCAGGTGCGTGCATCCTCCCTCGGGTGCGGTCGCGCTCACGGCCGTGCTCGGTGGGCCGGCCGTGCATGCCCTCGGATTCGGATTCGTCTTTGCGCCAATAGCGGCGCAGTCGTTTGCGCTGTTGGCGGTCGCGATCGTGTTCCACGCGTCGACGGGGCATCGCTATCCTCATGCGGCGCGCTCCGCCAGGGAAACCGGCGTCCGTGCGCCAGCGGCCAGCCCAGGATTCACACGGGCAGACCTCGAGGCAGTGCTGGGCCGTCGCAACGAGTTGCTGGACATCGACCCGGGAGATCTCGAATCGCTGCTGCTGGAAATACAGTTGCAATCGTACGTGCGCGGCTTCAGTGGACTGAGCTGCGCGGACATCATGTCCAGCCCCGTCGTTTCGGTCACATCCGGCACGGCGATTGCCACCGCCGCCGCCATGCTCAAGCGTCATGGCATCAAGGCGCTTCCTGTCATTGACGACCGCGCGTTCGTGGTCGGCATCATTACTGCGGCCGACGTCGCAAGAAATATGGCAGCCGGAAAGCTTCGGGTGCTGGCGACATTCATTGAGCGATGGTTCGCCACCCCCGGTTCAGCGCTGACGGTGGCGTCCATCATGACGACCGACGTGTCCACAGTCAGCGTCATTACTTCCATTGCGAAGCTCGTGCCGATATTCGCCGCTTATGGCCATCACCATATTCCGGTGCTCGATACGCAGGAGAAACTCGCCGGCATGATCACCCAGGCAGACCTGATACTGGGCCTTTACCGACAAACACACGCCTAG
- a CDS encoding ABC transporter substrate-binding protein, whose product MVHRFKNLVLSKTGLLATGLIIFVGAHAVASAQQSTSAVGSPNVTVIRYLSNTGSINASEIAAAKGWLQADGVVLESKGFSQGGPESLFAIASGSVDVAGAATAAVINAISNGSDVIAVKPGFGVSKTAKSNFYVLAKSPITKPSDLIGKTIAVNTLGAHLDYTMREYLRIHKIPQNAVRLIVVPGPQLEQTLRSGQVDVVAIGEWQAVFAGKLEADGGVRVLFDDYQVLGNITLGYDVMRRTFLEAHPAAARAFVSDSARAADWAAEHPDDARKLIAQLLAERGENPVLASYWPGFGLRQNALFTDHDAQFWLDVFEREGTLRKGQLSVNTVQTNRYNSYASQ is encoded by the coding sequence ATGGTCCATAGGTTCAAAAATCTGGTTTTGAGTAAGACAGGATTATTGGCGACAGGCTTAATCATCTTCGTTGGTGCTCATGCCGTAGCATCGGCGCAGCAGTCAACGTCTGCAGTAGGTAGCCCGAACGTCACCGTGATCCGTTATCTGAGCAACACCGGTTCGATCAATGCCAGCGAGATTGCTGCGGCGAAGGGATGGTTGCAGGCAGACGGCGTCGTGTTGGAATCGAAGGGCTTTTCGCAAGGCGGCCCCGAGAGTCTTTTCGCGATAGCGTCGGGCTCGGTCGACGTGGCGGGTGCCGCGACTGCGGCGGTGATCAACGCGATATCCAACGGCAGCGACGTGATCGCCGTCAAGCCGGGTTTCGGCGTCAGCAAGACGGCCAAGAGCAATTTCTACGTGCTGGCGAAAAGCCCGATTACCAAGCCGAGCGACTTGATTGGCAAAACCATCGCCGTGAATACGCTGGGAGCCCATCTTGACTATACGATGCGCGAGTATCTGCGGATTCACAAGATTCCGCAGAATGCGGTGAGGCTCATCGTGGTTCCCGGGCCGCAGCTGGAACAGACGCTTAGATCCGGGCAGGTTGACGTCGTGGCTATCGGAGAGTGGCAGGCAGTCTTCGCAGGCAAGCTTGAGGCCGATGGCGGAGTGCGCGTGCTGTTCGACGACTATCAGGTACTGGGCAACATCACATTGGGATACGACGTCATGCGTAGAACGTTTCTCGAAGCCCACCCGGCGGCGGCCCGCGCGTTCGTGAGTGATTCAGCGAGAGCGGCGGACTGGGCCGCCGAGCATCCGGACGACGCCAGGAAACTGATCGCGCAGCTGCTTGCGGAACGTGGCGAAAATCCAGTGCTGGCTAGCTATTGGCCGGGTTTCGGACTCAGACAGAATGCGCTCTTCACCGATCACGATGCGCAGTTCTGGCTTGACGTTTTTGAGCGGGAAGGGACCTTGCGCAAGGGACAACTGTCGGTCAATACCGTGCAGACGAACCGATACAACAGTTACGCGTCGCAATAG
- a CDS encoding acetate uptake transporter family protein → MGGKFSNPAPLGLAGFAFTTWMLSMVNAGWFNSDALGLVLALAFAFGGTAQMIAGVLEFPRGNTLGMVAFLSYGAFWWSFALFVAFLGTKVPEAFVGWYLLVWGVFTFYMWIGSMHTSTSVQVVFLALWITYLLLAIGAWTGSVLATHLGGYTGLITALLAFYASAAMVINESFGRIVLPTHPYVEPHPQAA, encoded by the coding sequence ATGGGTGGCAAATTTTCCAATCCGGCGCCCCTCGGACTCGCCGGGTTTGCATTCACAACGTGGATGCTCAGCATGGTCAACGCAGGCTGGTTCAATTCCGATGCATTGGGCCTGGTGCTGGCACTGGCGTTCGCTTTCGGCGGCACGGCGCAGATGATCGCTGGCGTGCTCGAATTTCCGCGCGGCAATACGCTCGGGATGGTGGCATTCCTCAGTTATGGCGCGTTCTGGTGGTCCTTCGCCCTGTTTGTCGCGTTCCTGGGCACGAAGGTGCCTGAAGCGTTCGTGGGCTGGTACCTGCTGGTGTGGGGCGTGTTTACGTTTTATATGTGGATTGGCTCCATGCACACCAGTACGTCCGTGCAGGTCGTCTTCCTTGCCCTCTGGATCACCTATCTGCTTCTGGCGATCGGAGCGTGGACGGGGTCCGTTCTCGCCACGCATCTGGGCGGTTATACGGGCCTGATTACGGCCTTGCTGGCGTTCTACGCGTCGGCGGCGATGGTGATCAATGAAAGCTTCGGGCGTATCGTGCTGCCGACACACCCCTACGTAGAACCACATCCACAAGCAGCGTAG
- a CDS encoding high-potential iron-sulfur protein: MPLSRRHFMILAASVASTTVLSTEARADAPLLAENDPTAQALGYKMDAAKVDKAKFAQYQAGQTCANCQLYQGKPGSETGPCPTYGGKLVYAKGWCSAYVKKA; encoded by the coding sequence ATGCCACTCTCCCGCCGGCATTTCATGATACTTGCCGCATCCGTCGCATCGACGACGGTTCTTTCCACTGAGGCGCGAGCCGACGCCCCGTTGCTCGCCGAGAACGATCCGACCGCACAGGCACTTGGCTACAAGATGGATGCGGCCAAAGTGGACAAGGCAAAGTTCGCCCAGTATCAGGCTGGGCAGACCTGCGCCAATTGCCAGTTGTATCAGGGCAAGCCCGGCTCGGAAACGGGCCCCTGCCCAACCTACGGCGGCAAGCTGGTTTATGCGAAGGGATGGTGTAGCGCTTACGTGAAAAAGGCCTGA
- a CDS encoding ABC transporter permease produces the protein MAERQLEQAGNFGVRPALNAFDSGIEKARNLRAWAFLNRYGALILFFALWQVASSRGWLNPAVIPPVDAVVRALFVALVNGTLLGDLLISLQRAGIAFAAAVVVSIPLGLVMGTFTRLENAIDPILQMFRQTSALAVYPIFILLMGLGETSKVFVIFWATVFPLLMNTMSGVKQVDRRLIEMARMFGASKLQIFRRVTLPGAIPSIFVGLRLSAGMALLMLVASEMIGANQGLGFKVMQAQYNFQIPLMFGAIVLLAGLGLLSNYSLIFLQRRICKWVDARDIG, from the coding sequence ATGGCCGAAAGACAGCTGGAGCAAGCAGGCAATTTTGGTGTGAGGCCAGCTCTCAATGCGTTTGATTCTGGAATTGAAAAGGCCCGAAATTTGAGGGCTTGGGCCTTTCTTAATCGATACGGCGCGTTGATTCTGTTTTTCGCGCTATGGCAGGTTGCTAGCTCTCGCGGCTGGCTCAATCCCGCGGTGATTCCGCCGGTCGACGCCGTCGTGCGCGCACTGTTTGTCGCGCTAGTCAATGGCACGCTGCTGGGCGACCTGCTCATCAGCCTGCAGCGGGCTGGCATCGCATTCGCCGCAGCGGTCGTCGTGTCTATCCCGCTCGGTCTGGTAATGGGTACGTTCACGCGGCTTGAGAACGCGATCGACCCGATCTTGCAGATGTTTCGTCAAACGTCCGCGCTCGCCGTCTACCCGATTTTCATTCTGCTGATGGGTCTCGGCGAAACGTCGAAGGTGTTCGTAATTTTCTGGGCAACGGTGTTTCCGCTGCTAATGAATACGATGTCCGGCGTCAAGCAAGTCGATCGGCGTCTGATCGAGATGGCGCGCATGTTTGGTGCATCGAAGCTGCAGATCTTCCGCCGCGTGACGCTGCCGGGCGCGATTCCATCGATCTTCGTCGGGCTGCGGCTGAGCGCCGGGATGGCTCTGCTGATGCTCGTGGCGTCGGAAATGATCGGGGCCAATCAGGGGCTCGGTTTCAAAGTCATGCAGGCCCAATACAACTTTCAGATCCCGCTCATGTTTGGCGCGATCGTCCTGCTGGCGGGCCTCGGTTTGCTCAGCAACTACTCGTTAATCTTCCTGCAAAGAAGAATTTGCAAATGGGTCGACGCAAGGGATATCGGATGA
- a CDS encoding DUF1840 domain-containing protein, whose product MLITFQSNATPNVLMLKDLASYLLAIVGKRLNTRGVITHGELPHVINRLETAISEDEKAAVEHDELHRSVHSGHHEHPAGLSQRAYPFLDMLREANKQNADIIWGL is encoded by the coding sequence ATGCTAATCACATTTCAATCGAATGCCACACCCAATGTCTTGATGCTCAAGGATCTCGCAAGCTATCTGCTGGCAATTGTAGGCAAGCGGCTAAATACCCGTGGCGTCATCACCCATGGCGAATTGCCGCACGTCATCAATCGCCTTGAGACCGCGATCTCGGAGGACGAAAAAGCGGCAGTTGAACACGATGAGCTCCACCGTTCGGTGCACAGCGGTCATCACGAACATCCTGCAGGACTATCTCAACGGGCCTATCCTTTTCTCGACATGCTGCGTGAAGCAAATAAGCAAAATGCCGACATCATTTGGGGCCTCTGA
- a CDS encoding glycogen debranching N-terminal domain-containing protein: MSLEIKVGPPQLAIHQGHAVLLTALDGQIEASGQKGLYFYDTRVISSWTVYANGESWDLLNGGTTTSFTARIFLANRALVTEAGPIAPHTVGLMLSRHIGGGVHEDLDLVNYGRSKVRFNLEIAVRSDFADLFEVKSGHFVRRGHITTKWFEQQQRLVTAYRNQDFSREVAMTARNNGAPAVYANGRLTFDVELAPGGHWHSCLSYDLSDGEQSYPAPDGCTRQDRDTSENSKRLADWQCAVLKLDSSNDGFRRLFRQATDDMAALRLPARGADHMQLVPAAGLPWFVALFGRDSLIASLQTSLVYSDFARGTLDVLGARQATKRDDYRDAEPGKIMHELRLGELAKLKLVPHTPYYGTADATPLYLITLHTAWCCTGDRELLRRHLPTAERCLDWIDQYGDRDGDGFQEYATRSSAGLENQSWKDSGDALVYPDGTLVEGPKALCELQGYVYDAWLRMAQIYDALGDVARAAVLRAKAAALFTHFNEAFWDEETGFYAFALDGEKKKVLSVASNPGHCLWSGIVPPERAGRVVARLMQPDMWSGWGIRTLSASHPAYNPYSYQNGAVWPHDNGLIAQGFRRYGYANETGQIAHDVCGAGSFFMLNQLPELYAGLHRDAANFPVQYPGANVPQAWAAGSVFSLLHAILGLQPDAPHKMLYVDPVLPPWLSDVTLRDLHVGDQTFDICFRGTGGATQFAVLRGAPASVARREMTAWGDSLNRSVDESSCP; encoded by the coding sequence ATGTCGCTGGAGATCAAGGTGGGGCCGCCTCAGCTCGCGATCCATCAGGGGCACGCGGTTCTCCTGACCGCATTAGATGGCCAGATCGAGGCGTCGGGCCAGAAGGGTCTGTACTTCTACGACACCCGGGTGATCAGCAGCTGGACGGTGTATGCCAACGGGGAGTCCTGGGATCTGCTCAACGGTGGCACGACCACGTCGTTCACCGCGCGTATCTTTCTGGCCAACCGTGCACTCGTCACCGAAGCCGGCCCCATCGCGCCGCACACGGTCGGGCTTATGCTGAGTCGTCATATCGGCGGCGGTGTGCACGAAGATCTTGATCTGGTCAACTACGGTCGGTCGAAGGTGCGCTTCAATCTCGAAATCGCGGTGCGTAGCGATTTCGCCGACCTCTTCGAAGTCAAGTCCGGTCACTTCGTCCGGCGCGGCCACATCACCACGAAATGGTTCGAGCAGCAGCAGCGTCTCGTTACCGCGTACCGCAACCAGGACTTTTCCCGCGAGGTCGCGATGACGGCGCGTAACAACGGCGCGCCGGCGGTGTACGCAAATGGCCGGCTTACGTTCGACGTCGAACTGGCCCCCGGTGGCCACTGGCATAGCTGTCTCAGCTACGATCTGTCAGACGGCGAGCAAAGCTATCCGGCACCGGACGGGTGTACCAGACAGGACCGCGACACGTCGGAGAACAGCAAGCGGCTCGCAGACTGGCAGTGCGCGGTGCTCAAGCTCGATAGCAGCAACGACGGATTCCGGCGCCTGTTTCGTCAGGCAACCGACGACATGGCAGCACTGCGCCTGCCCGCTCGTGGCGCCGACCACATGCAACTTGTGCCGGCCGCTGGTTTGCCGTGGTTCGTGGCGCTGTTCGGACGTGACAGCTTGATCGCCTCGCTGCAGACTTCGCTCGTCTATTCCGATTTTGCGCGCGGGACGCTGGATGTGCTCGGCGCCCGGCAGGCGACCAAGCGCGACGACTATCGCGATGCCGAGCCCGGTAAAATCATGCACGAGCTCCGCCTGGGAGAGCTGGCAAAGCTCAAACTGGTGCCGCACACGCCGTACTACGGCACAGCGGACGCGACGCCTCTTTATCTCATCACCCTGCATACTGCCTGGTGCTGTACCGGTGACCGCGAACTGCTCAGGCGTCATCTGCCGACCGCCGAGCGATGCCTGGATTGGATCGATCAGTACGGGGACCGTGACGGTGACGGCTTTCAGGAATACGCCACGCGCTCGTCGGCCGGTCTTGAAAACCAGAGCTGGAAGGATTCCGGCGACGCTTTGGTGTATCCCGACGGGACGCTGGTGGAGGGCCCCAAGGCGCTCTGTGAGTTACAGGGCTATGTCTACGATGCGTGGTTGCGGATGGCACAAATCTATGATGCGCTGGGTGACGTCGCTCGCGCAGCGGTTTTGCGCGCGAAAGCCGCTGCGCTCTTCACTCATTTCAATGAAGCGTTTTGGGACGAGGAGACAGGCTTTTACGCGTTTGCACTCGACGGCGAGAAGAAGAAAGTCTTGAGTGTCGCGTCCAATCCCGGCCATTGCCTGTGGTCTGGCATCGTACCGCCTGAACGGGCTGGGCGTGTCGTCGCACGGCTCATGCAGCCGGACATGTGGAGCGGGTGGGGCATTCGCACGCTGTCGGCGAGTCATCCCGCCTACAACCCGTATTCGTACCAGAACGGCGCAGTCTGGCCGCACGACAACGGCCTCATCGCGCAAGGCTTCAGGCGCTATGGCTATGCCAACGAGACGGGCCAGATCGCGCACGACGTATGCGGGGCAGGGAGCTTTTTCATGCTCAATCAGTTACCCGAACTCTATGCAGGCCTGCATCGGGACGCGGCGAATTTTCCCGTTCAGTATCCGGGGGCCAACGTGCCGCAGGCATGGGCCGCAGGATCGGTTTTCTCGTTGCTGCACGCGATTCTCGGGCTCCAGCCGGATGCGCCGCACAAGATGCTCTACGTCGACCCGGTCCTGCCGCCGTGGTTGAGTGATGTGACGCTCAGGGACCTGCATGTCGGCGACCAGACTTTCGATATCTGCTTCCGGGGGACTGGCGGAGCGACACAGTTTGCCGTTCTGAGAGGGGCTCCGGCTTCGGTCGCGCGCCGCGAAATGACTGCATGGGGCGACTCACTGAACCGTAGCGTCGACGAGAGCTCTTGCCCGTAG
- a CDS encoding MarR family winged helix-turn-helix transcriptional regulator — translation MKEAFRTLSKENFEQLSEFRYQMRRFERFSEQAAQDEGITPLQYLLLLHIKGYPDRDWATVGELAERLQAHHHGVVALVSRCEALDLVKRKPSEIDRRQVEVHLLKPGEKILSRLAELHRAELKSLAGTFRVPQVDL, via the coding sequence ATGAAAGAAGCTTTTCGCACACTAAGCAAAGAGAACTTCGAACAGCTGTCCGAGTTTCGCTACCAGATGCGGCGATTCGAGCGGTTCTCCGAGCAAGCAGCTCAGGACGAAGGCATTACGCCGCTGCAGTATTTGTTGTTGTTGCATATCAAGGGTTATCCGGACCGCGATTGGGCAACTGTGGGCGAACTGGCTGAGCGGCTTCAGGCGCATCACCACGGCGTCGTTGCGCTCGTGTCGCGGTGCGAAGCGCTGGACCTGGTCAAGAGAAAGCCTAGCGAAATTGATCGCCGCCAGGTCGAGGTTCATTTGCTGAAACCCGGAGAAAAAATCCTCTCGCGGCTAGCCGAATTGCATCGGGCAGAACTGAAGTCGCTCGCGGGCACCTTCCGCGTTCCGCAGGTCGATCTTTAG